The window TAGACGGTCTCGAGTCCCTTGTCGAAGCCGTTCATCGCCGAGGCACAGAGGACGCCGGCGGGCGTGGTCCGGAACAGGTCGGGGTCGTAGACCAGCGCCTCGGGCATCAGCCGCCCGTCGAAGACGCCGCCGCGGACGACCGGTCCGTCGTCGCGTCTGGCCGTGATGCCCGCGACGACCGAGAGGTCGGCGCCCGCGAGCGTCGTCGGGACGGCGACGATGGGTGGGAGGGCGCCGCCCGGGACGGGGACGGTCCCGGCGCGTTCGAGGTCGTTCAGCGCGCCCTCGTACGACTGGCCGGAGGCGACGAGCGCGCTCGCCACCTTCGCAACATCGAGGCTGCTGCCACCGCCGAGCGCGACGAACGCGTCGGCGTCGGCGTCCTCGTAGGCGTCCGCGGCGGCGGCGGCCTCTGCCAGCCGTTTCGCGGGCGTGGTCCCGGCGAAGACGTCGGCGAGGCGGTCGCCCAGTCCCTCCCGGACCGGCTCGACGACGGCATCGGTCGTGCCGACGGTCTCGCCGGCGACCACGAGTCCCCGCTCGACACCGATGGCGGCCAGTTCGCGCTCCAGGTCGCTCACCCGGCCCGCGCCGTAGACGACGGCACCTGGCTCGTAGGCGAACCGGAAGCCGGACTCGGTACCGCCGTCCGGCCGGACGCTACCCCCGGACACGCCGCGGTCGTCGAAGGGATGCACGCGCGGCGCTACTCGCGGCCACGGCTTGAAACCCGCCGCCACCGGGGCGCCGGCCGAGCGGGACCGCCGCTGGTAGGAGCCGCGCGTCCGCCTACCACTCGTGTATCCCCGGTAACCGACGGGCGCAACGTTATCCGTCGGGCGCTCCCTCTCACGGTCGATGGCGACGGTGCACATCCTGCTGACGGTCGCCGGCGTCGTGGTGATGGGGGCCGGGTTCATGCTGGGGCGGGCCGGGGACCGCCGCCGGAAGCGCCACTCGCGGCTGGCGACCACCATCCCGGCCGGGACCGGCCGGACGACCGAGCGCGGCCTGGTCGAGCTGACTGGGACGGTCGTTCCCGCCCCGGACGCACCGGTCCGGACGGTCGAGCCGGACCCGGACGGGGCGTTCACGGCGCCCGTCTCGGGGACCGAGCACGCCGTCCTGACGGCCTGGCGGGCGACCCGTGGGAAGGGCGGCACGGGCCTCGCCGGGACACGCCGGGTCGCGACCGGCTTTCGCTCGGTCCCGTTCTACGTCGACGACGGGCGCAGCAGGGTACTCGTCGACCCGGGGAGCCTCGCGACCCGCGACTTCGAGTTCGACAGCGAACTCGGGGCGCCCGCCTCGACGGTCCGGACGGCCCGCGCGACCATCGACCTCGGCGGGTTCGACAGCGAGGTGTTCGCCCCCGCCCAGACGGCCGCGGACGAACGCCTGACCAGGTGGGTGCAGGACTCCCCGCATCTCCGGGCGAACGAGGGACTGGAGAACCGGACCTACGAGGAGACGGTGCTCCAGGCCGGCGACGAGGTGTACGTCCTCGGCTACGCCCGCCGGGATACGGGCCGGGCCGGCGGCTCCTCGGAACTGCTGATGGGCGGCGACGACGACCGCTTCCCCACCGACGAGGCCGTGGTGACCCATCCGGTCGACGGCACCCGGATGCTGGTCTCGACGCGGGAGAAACGCCGGCTACTCGACGAGAGCGCCGACGGCCAGCGGCTCTACATGGCTGGAAGCGTCGTCCTCCTGCTGGGCTTCGCGCTCGCACTCGCCGCGACCATGCAACTGGTTCCGTGAGATGCAGTAGGGGAATCGAACGTCTCCGCCCGCTCTCACTACGACGGCACCCACAGCAGAACAACCTCGAAAGCCCCCGCCCGCACTCTCCGTGACGGCAACAGGGACGACGGATACCTCTTGAAAGCCCCCGCCCGCTCGACGTTCCGGGGCTCGCTGCGCTCCTCAGTCACTCACTTCGTTCGCTCCCTGCGGTGCTTACGTCGCCCGGGAACGGTCGAGGCGGGCGGCCCCTTTCAGTCCCACCCTGCTGCTTGTCGCACCGAACGTTCGCGCGTGGTGGTTCCAGCGGAGTGCTTGTGTCCCCACACCTCCCCGCGCGAGCGCCGCAGACGACTCACCACGCTCCCCGCGGTCGCGGGTTCGTCGGGAGGGCGCTCGCGCGCTTCCTGTACACGGAACCGGCCGGGCGACCCGCCGCCTGACTGGTGCGTGCCGGCCTCGTCAGTCGAGCGGGCGTGCGCCGGCGGCCGACGACTGCCCCCGCGAGCGGCCCTGTGCCGCGAGCCTCCGGCTGTCGTCGGCCGTCTCTAAGCGCGCGAGGGCCGAGGAGCGCAACGCAGTGAGCACCGCAGGCGGCTGGGGAGGAACGAGGCTCACAGCTGCTGACTGACCCACGTTCCTGGCGGACTTCCGAGCGGGCGAGGGCTCCGGAAGCAGTTCGCTGTCGATGGTGAATTGATGGAATATTCCGAGGATAAATACAGTATCGGGAAAATATTGGACTAATCAGTCGCCTTCAGGTTGTGAACGGGCTCTAGCCGCTCGACAACCTCGGCGGTCGGCTCCAGCGCACGCTCGATGGCGTCGGCGGGCTTGTACGCCGCCGGGGCCTCGTCGAGCACGTCCTCGACGACGGACTCGGAGTAGACGCCGTCCATGGCGGCCTCGAAGTCGGCCATCGAGAGGCGGTCGTGGGCGTCGCGCCGGCCCATCCGGCGGCCGGCGCCGTGCGGGGCCGTCGAGAGCCAGTCGTCGTTGCCCTTCCCGCGGGCGATGACGGCGCCCTCGGCCATGTTGAACGGGACGAGGAGGCGCTCACCCTCGCGGGCCGGGGTGGCGCCCTTCCGGATGGTGAGGTCGTGGAAGTCGATGTAGTTGTGGACCGAGTGCCACGTCTCCTCGGGCGCGACACCCAGCGCGTCGCAGACGGCCGCCGACATCAGCTCCCGGTTCCAGCGGGCGTACTGCTGGGCGAACAGCATGTCCACGTAGTAGCCGTGAGCCTCGCGCCCGACGAGCGGGTCCAGGGCCGTGTTGCGCCCCTCGTCGCCCGAGGGCGGCTGGAGGTCCCCCAGACGGGCGAAGGTCCGCTCGATGGCCTTGCCTTCGAGCTCCTCGCGGAGGCGCTCCTTGCGGATGTGGGACTCGCCCATGCCGCCGGTGACCCAGCGGAACAGCTCCTCGTCGCTCACGTCGTCGGGGTCGAACTTCAGGAAGCGCCGGTCGTCGGAGTCGATGCGCTCGCGGACCCGGTCGGCGTTCCGGAGCTGGGTCGCGCGGGCCTGCCAGAACTCGGCGACCGCCTTCCCGAGGTAGCGCGAGCCGCTGTGGACCACGAGGTAGTAGTCACCCGACTCGCGGGCGCGGGCGAACTCGACGAAGTGGTTGCCGCCGCCGAGCGTCCCCGCCGAGCGGATGACGTAGCCCATCCCCTGACGCTGGTCGGCGAGGACGCGCTCGCAGAGCGCCTCGAAGTAGTCGCCGTCGTAGCCGTCGAACTCGAAGGTCGGGTCGATGGACTCGCCGAAGCGCTCGCGGAACGAGCGGTCGAACCGCTCGAACCGCTCGTTCGCGCGGGCGAACGGGAACTCGTCGACGAGGTGGACCGCGTCGTCGTAGTCGTGGACCGACCGGCCCATCGGGACCGCCTCGCGGACGTGGCGCTCGCGCTCGGCGTGGGCCAGCGGGAGCGAGTCGCCGAGGTGGGTGACCGTCATCCCACAGCCCACGTCGACCCCGACGACGTTCGGAACCACGCGGTCCGGCAGCGGCATCGTGAACCCGACCGGGGCGCCCATCCCCCAGTGACCGTCGGGCTGGACGACGACGGGTTCGGTGAAGGCGGGGTGGTCGACGAACTCCTGGACCTGTTCGAGCAGTCCCTCCCCGACCAGCGACTCGTCCTCGACCATCACCCGTGCCGTCGTGTACTCACCGTCCAGTTCGATGGGCATCTCGTCGGCACGTATCCGGGTCGTGGGGTTGAAGCTGTCGCACCGGTGGGACGGCAGGACACGGTCGACGCCGCACTCCGAGCGCGCCGGGGGCGCTACTCGGCCTCGCCACCGGCCTGCTCCCAGCCGCTCTCCATGCCCAGCTCGCTGTCGCCGTGCTGCGCCCCCTCACCGCCGTGCTGCGCCCGTTCACCCTCGTCATCCGCCCGCTCACCCTCCTCCACCGGCTCGACGCCGACGAACTCGAAGCGGGCGCCGCCCCCCTCGGCGTCGGTGATGGAGAGCGACCAGCCGTGGGCCTCGGCGATGGTGTCGATGATAGCCAGTCCGAGGCCGCTGCCGTCGCTGTCGCTCTCGCCGAACTCCAGCACGCGCTGGCGTTCCTCGGGCGGGATACCGGGGCCGTCGTCGGCGACGTAGAAGCCGTCGCCGTCCTCGCACAGCCCGACAGTGACGGTCACGTCACCGCCGTGTTCCACCGCATTTCGGAACAGGTTCTCGAGGGCCTGGCGGAGTCGGTCGACGTCCGCCATGAACAGCAGGTCGTCCACGACCCGGAGCTCGGCGTCCCCGGTCTCGACGGTCGACCACGCGCGCTCAACGAGCGTCTCGAGCGAGACGGGGGAGGTGTCGCCGACGTCGAGCCCCTCCTGGGCCAGCGTCAGCAGGTTCTCGATGAGCCGGCGGATACGGGAGAGCGACTCGGCGACGGCCGCGAGGTTCTCGCTGTCGCGGTTCGCACGTTCCATCTCCAGCCGCCCGGACGCCACGTTCAGCGGGTTCCGGAGGTCGTGCGAGATGACGCCGGCCAGCTGTCCGAGTCGCTCGTTCTGCCGCTCTATCTGCCGGCGGTAGCGCTCCTCGCGCGTGATGTCGCTGATGATGACCATCCGCCCGATACGGGTGTTGCCGACGGTGAACGGGTTGGTCGAGATGAGGAAGTAACACGTCTCCCCGTCGCGCTCGAGCTCGAGCACGCGCTCGTCGGCGTCGAGGTTGCCGGCGAGGGCCGGGAGCCGGTCGGCCAGCCGCTCGCCGACGGCACCCTCGAGCCCCGGGAACAGGTCGACGGCGGCCGCGTTCATGTCCCGGATGACGCCGGACTCACCGGTGACGACGACGGGGTCGTCCACGTCGCCGGCCAGCCGGACAGCCTGGAACCGGGTCGAGAAGACGAACAGCACTCCGACGGCGAAGGCGGCCACCCCCAGCGGCTCGTAGGTCATATCGACCAGCATCGTGCTCCGCCGGCCGAGGATGTCGAAGAGGAGGGGCAGGCCCGTCAGTCCCAGCAGGAGTGTCAGCGCCCGGGTATCGTAGCCGGTCAGCGTGAACAGTTCCAGCAGCATGAAGCCGCCGACGGCCGCGAGCGCGTACGACAGCCCCATCGCGAGCCAGTGGAACAGCCGGTGCTCGACGGCGAGGTGGGGGAACGGCGTCGTGGCTGCCGTCGTGGTGAAGTAGAGCCCGTGGATCGGGTTCGTCAGCTTCACCGCCACCACGACCGCGAAGACGGCGACCGCGATGCGCCGGTAGGTCGTGTTCCGGTGGAGGGCCCGGCCAGTGTAGGCCGAGCAGAAGTAGAGCCACGCACCGACCGCGGCGAACCCGACGACGAGGCCGGTGTAGTAGGCTGCCAGCCGGAGCGCCGTGACGGGGACGACGAGGAAGACCACGTGCGAAACCGACCACAGGCCGCTCGCGACGAGCAGTCCCGCCATCCCCCGACGGGTGTCGTCGTCCTCGATGGCTGACAGCCGGGTGAGGCTCGCGACGCAGGCCAGCGCCGCCGCTAGGAACACGCCGGCGTAGACAAGCAGGGGGAGCGACGCAGTACCGCCCAGTGTGGAGAGCACCTAGCGGTCGCGACGCAGTTGAGATACAAACAGGTTCCGGTGGTTCCCAATCGCAGACCGGATTCGGGCGCGGTCAGAGGCCGTAACGGCCGGTCAGACCGCAGTCCTCGCAGCGGATCTCGACGGTGCCGTCGGCGGCCCGAGGTCCGCGGACGACCTCGCGGGAGCCACACGACGGGCACGCCAGCCACGCGTAGATGGACTCCGGGGCGGCCGAGTCATCGGGCGGCGAGAGTGTGCTTTCGGGCATGGTCGGTGTCTGCAATACGGGCTCAGCGGGTGAAGGCCTTCCGGCAGCAGTGGCCGGCGGAGTTAACCGTAGGGACAGTCGTCCGCCAGAACCCCCTCCTCGGCGCGCTCGTCCTCGGGCGTGACCGCGCGGAGCCGGAACCACTTGCGGACCGCGTCGTAGCCGAACAGCAGCGTCCTGGGGATGGAGCCGTGGTTCGTCAACCCGTTACGCTGGAACTGCACCTTCCCGGCCCGGACCTGCTCGGCGGTCGCGACCGTCTCGCCATCGGGCCCCGCGAACTCGCGAGGGAGGGGTAGCGCGTGCTCGTAGGAGTACAGCGGCCCGGCACCCATCACGACGAGGTTCGCGACGAACGCGAACGCGAGCAGCCCCGTCGTTCGACGGAAGACCTGCATGTGAGCGGCCACCACTGAATCGGACACATATCTGAGGGCGAAGGCCACAGACCGGGAATCGGGAGCGAACGTGTCCGGATGCGCGTCTATCCCGGGACTCGGCAGAGGAGTGAGGGCGACCGAACGGCGCACACGAGCGCGGGAAGAGACAGCTATTTGGGCGCCTGGGGTCGTATCCCGGGTAGGGCCCTTAGCTTAGTCTGGTTTAAAGCCCCCGGCTCATACCAGATCCTCGATATTTCGAGGGCTGTGGGACACCGGGTGAGCGCTGGTTCGAATCCGGCAGGGCCCATCTCCGCTCTTCGCGTTCACGATCGTCCACACGGGAGGAGTTCAGTTAGACCACGATCGGTCGCGCTGACACCTCAGTTGAACCAGCGCCTGCCCGAACGCAACGTGCCGCGGCCACGAGCGGCACGCCGACCTACGTGTTCTCGCCGGGGGCGTTCGTGGGTATCCGGGTCACCGTGATGGCCGAGACTGAAAGCCCCGGCACCCAGACTGGTTTAACATTAAACAGAAGGAGCTTCGGCTCCCAGGGTTCTACTCGATGCCATCACCACATCACGTCGCCCGGTGCCCGGCTTCGCGACTGGTGCCGAATCGCTCTCCACATGACGTCCACAGCTAGTGGCGTCCTCGATGCGGCCACCATCGTCGTCGTCGGTGACACGGCGTGGATAAACGCGTACAGCGATGCGCTCCGGAAGCAGTCTGACGCGACCGTCCACAGGGTCTCGACAGCATCGGCAGCGCGAGAGACGCTCCGGCAGACAGCCGTCGACTGCATCGTTGCCGACTACAGTCTCCCCGAGACGACAGGTATCGAACTGGTCCGTCGTATCCGCGACACGACGACGACGCTGCCGATACTCCTGGGAACGGCTGACGGGAGCGAGACGATCGCCAGTGCAGCCATCGAAGCCGGTGTGACCGACTACATCGCGGTCACCGACAGGCCAGGAGCCCTCATCGAAGATGCCCTCCAGCGGACCGAGCAGGCGCTCCGGGAAGCACAGCGGGCGGCGACCCGGCTCGAGCGCGCCCGACAGTTCGACGCCACCTTCCACGACACCAGGTCGGCGACATGGGTACTCGACCCCGACGGCTCGCTCACGCGCGTCAACCAGGCCGCCCGGGAGATGGTGGACGCGGACGTCGGATCCGTGGTCGGTGACCCGTTCTGGACGCTGCCATGGTGGCCCGACGACCGGCAGACGAGCGCCGACATCCGCCGCCTCGTCGGGACGGCCATCGACGGCGCGTTCGGGCAGGCCGTCGTCATCCAGGACGCCGTGACCAGCCACCGGGTTCTGGAGCTCTCCGTCCAGCCCGTCACCGACGAACGCGGGGACCTCGTCTCGATAATCGTCGACAGCGTCGATATCACCGACCGGGTCGACCTCGACCGGGAGCTTCGCGAGTCCGAGGAGCTCCACCGTGTCACGCTCAACAACATGACCGACACCGTCCTCATCACCGACGAGGACGGCGAGTACACGTACGTCTGCCCGAACGTCCACTTCATCTTCGGGTACACTGCCGACGAGATTCGGGAGCTGGGCACGATAGAGGATCTGCTCGGCGACGGCCTCTTCGACCGTGACGAACTCGCCGAGGAGGGCGTCCTGAAGAACATCGAGACCACGGTGACGGACAAAGCCGGCCACGAACACACGCTGCTGGTGAACGTCCGCGAGGTCACCATCCAGGACGGCACGCTGCTGTACAGCTGTCGGGATATCACGAAGCGCAAGCAGCGTGAACAGGCACTGGCGACCCTCCAGGAGACTGCCCGGGACTTCCTGTACGCCGAGACCCACCAGGAGATCGCCCAGCACGTCGTCGACGACACCGCGAACAGCCTCGGACTCGACGCCAGCGCCGTCTACCTCTTCGACGCCGAGGACAATCACCTCCAGCCCGCCGCCCACTCGCAGGCGATGCGGAACGCACACGGGCCGCTGCCGTCCGTTCACGCGGACGGTCGTGACCTCACGAGCCACAGCTTCGTCGAGAACGAGGCCCGCTTCTTCGAGGACATCCACGACGCGGACCGCCTCACCGACCCCGCGACCGATATCCGAAGTGCGGCGTACATCCCGCTCGGCAACCACGGGGTGTTCATCGCTGGGTCGACCGAGGTCGGGGTCTTCGACGATGTCACGCGGGAGCTCGCCGACCTCCTCGCCGTGACGGCCGAGGCGGCGCTCGACCGTGTCGACCGGGAGTCCCGGCTTCGCGAACAGGACCGCGAACTCCAGCGACAGAACGACCGACTCACTACGCTCGACCGCCTCAACGAGACCATCCGCGAGATCGACCAGGCGCTCGTGCGGTCCGAGACCCGCGAGGAGATCGACCACACCGTCTGTGAGCGACTCACTGCCGACGGGCGCTTCCAGTTCGCCTGGATCGGAACCCTCGATGGCACGGCGGAGACGGTGGCGCCGCAGGCGTGGGCGGGGGCTGATAACGGCTACCTCGAGACACAGTCCATCGCCATCTCCGCCGACGATGTCGAACCAGCTGGGCGAACTGCGGCGACGGGGGAGGTGACCCTCGTTTCGAACGTTGCGGCCGATCTCCGTGCAGCACCGTGGCGCACGGCCGCGATATCGCGTGACCTGCTCTCCGTGTTGAGTGTCCCGCTCGTGTACAACGACCTCTCGTATGGTGTCCTGACGGTGTACGCGGAGACACCGGACGCGTTCGACGAGCCCATCCAGACCGTGCTCGCGGAACTGGGCGAGACGATCGCTGCCGCCATCAGCGCCAGCGAGCGCAAGCGTGCGCTCCTCACCACGTCGATGACGCGCGTCGAGTACGCGGTCACCGATCCGTCGTTCGTGCTCACGCGGCTGGCCACTGCTGCGGACTGTACGCTCACCTACGAGGGTGGCGTCCAGCAGACCGCGGGCGGCGATTACGTGTTCGTCACCGTCGAGGACGCTCCGCTCGACGCCGTCGTCGACGCGATGACCGGCCTCAGGGTCGTCGAGGCCGTGCAACGGATCCGGGGCGGCGACACCGGTGGCGTGTTGCGCCTCCGGCTGGCCGAGCCGTTCCTCGCGACCGAACTGGCCGACCACGGCGCCGTCCTCCGGAGCGCGACGGCCTCGCCGACGGGAGCGGAGCTGGTCATCGACGTCTCCGGGAGCGTCGAGGTCAGACACGTCACACAGTTCATCGGCGAGCGCTTCAGCGACATCGAGCTCACGTCGAAACAGACGCGCGAACAGGCCTCCGAGCACGGCTTCTACGCCTCGGTCCTCGACCGCCTGACCGAGAGGCAACTGGAGGTCCTGGAGACGGCGTACTACAGCGGGTTCTTCGAGTCCCCCCGGAAGGCGACCGGCGAAGTGGTCGCGGACTCGCTGGATATCTCCCCACAGGCCTTCTACCAGCATATCCGCACCGTACAGCGGAAACTGTTCGCGGCGCTGATCGACGACCACACGCCGGTCGCCACCCGGCACACGGAGTGACGCGGTGCGGCGGTTCTCGACAGCGCGTCTCCCCAGTTCGGTCCCGGGCGTGTCCAGCACGGCGGCGGGCCCACGAGTGGCCCGTATCTCCAGTGGCAGACTGGGGTTGAACTGTAAACCACACCCAGTGAGTAGTGGTTCGGTGCTCAACCACCCCATATTCCCTTATATCCTCATTATTCCCTTGTAGAGCGCCCGGCACTGCAGGGACGCTCGATACTCCATGAGGGACATCGACCAGACACCGGCCGAAGAATCGCCCTACGAGTGCTTCGAGTGCGGGAACGTCGTGCTCGCCGAGAACAACCCCGGCCAGTGTCCCGACTGTGCTGGGCAGATGCGGAACCGACACACACCGATTGAATGACGATGGCCTCGACATCGACGACCAGCCACGACGACGAGCCGGAGGAGGAGCCCAGCGAACCGGAGTCCGCGCTGGAGACGGCACGCCGCCAGCTCCAGCACGCCGCCGACCACCTCGACATCGACCCGAACATCGTCGAGCGGCTCGAACACCCCAAGAAGGTCCAGGAGGTCACCGTGCCGATCGAGCGCGAGAACGGCGACGTGGCGGTCTACACCGGGTATCGCGCCCAGCACGACAGCGTCCGTGGTCCATTCAAGGGCGGACTCCGGTACCACCCCGACGTGACGCGCGAGGAGTGTGTCGGGCTCGGGATGTGGATGACCTGGAAGTGTGCCGTGATGGACATCCCGTTCGGCGGGGCGAAGGGCGGCATCGCCGTGAACCCCAAGGACCTGACCGACGCCGAGACGGAACAGCTGACGCGCCGGTTCACCGACGAGATCCGGTCGGTCATCGGGCCGACGACGGACATCCCGGCCCCCGACATGGGGACGGACCCGCAGACGATGGCGTGGCTGATGGACGCCTACTCGATGCAGGAGGGTGAGACCATCCCGGGAGTGGTCACGGGCAAGCCCCCCATCGTCGGCGGCAGCGAGGGGCGTGATGCGGCTCCGGGCCGGAGCGTCGCGATCACCGCCCGGGAGGCGATCGACTACTACGGGAAGGACATCAGGGAGACATCGATTGCGATCCAGGGCTTCGGCAGCGTGGGCTCGAACGCGGCGCAGTTACTCGACGACTGGGGGGCGAACGTCGTCGCGGTGAGCGACGTCAACGGCGGGATCTACGACGCGAACGGACTGGACACGCACGCGATTCCCTCTCACCACCAGGAACCCGAGGCGGTGATGACCCACGAGGCACCGGAGACGGTGACGAACGACGAGTTGCTGGAGCTCGACGTCGACGTGGTGATTCCGGCGGCAGTCGGGAACGTCCTGACGGCTGACAACGCGGACGACATCGCTGCGGACCTCATCATCGAGGGGGCCAACGGTCCGACGACGAGTGCGGCGAGTGCGGTGTTCGCCGAACGGGACCTCCCGGTGATTCCGGATATCCTGGCCAACGCTGGCGGTGTGACGGTGAGTTACTTCGAATGGTTGCAGGACATCAATCGTCGTGCGTGGTCGCTCGAACGCGTCAACGAGGAGCTGGAGACGGAGATGCTGGCAGCCTGGGGAGACGTTCGAGCGGAGTTCGAGACGCGGGACGTGACGTGGCGTGATGCGGCGTATATCGTCGCGCTGTCACGGATCGCGAAGGCCCACGAGGCGCGGGGGCTCTGGCCCTGAACGACCCACGCGGAGGCCGATAATCAGGCCTGGCGACGCGCGAGCAGGGCCGCGCCGACGAGCGCGATGACAGCGATAGCGGCACCGAAGCCGGGCTGGCCGCCGCTGATTGCGCCGCCGCCGTCACCGCCGGACTGCATCGAGACCTCACGGGCGGAGAAGTGGTTGATGCCGACCACCACGTCCGTCGAGGCCTCTGCACTGCTCGAGGACCGGACGAGGTACTTCGAGGTCTCGCCGTCGTTGGTGGCGCTCTGAACCTCGGAGTACGACGAGGCCTCGGCCGCCGCCTCACCGTCGACGTACACCTCGGCGTTCTCCGCGTTCTCGAAGGCGGCCTCCGAGACGCTCATGATGACGACCTTCCCCTCGCTCTGCGAGCGCTCGACGGTCGCGTTGAACGTGCCGGCGGCGTTCTCGGTCACCTCGACCGTCGTGTCCTCGCTGTATCGGACGACATCGGCGCTACGCTCCTCGGCCTCCTCGCTGGGCTCCTCGGTCGGCGAGTCGGTCGCGGTCGGCGTCTCGTCGCTGTCGTCGTCGCCGGCGTCGCTGGCGGCGTCACCGGCAGCCTGCACGTAGACCTCCGCAACCGCGGTGCCGTTGGCGATCAGGCGCTCCTGCTGCTTCTCGGAGTCGTTACGCTCGCCCTCGTACTGGCGGTAGACGACCCGAGCGTCCTCCTCGGCCGTCGCCGTGACGTTGCCGCCGTCGGAGACGCTCACGTTACCGTCACCGACGACGATGACCGTCGCCGTGGCGCCGTCGTTGCTGGTGATGACCGCGCGCTTCTCGGACGCCTGCTCCGCCTCGGAGCCGTCCGAGCTGTTGAACCGCGCGACGTGGCTCTCGCCGTTGGACTCGACGACCACGATTCCGCGGTCGTTGTCGTGCGTGATGATCTCCGCGCCGCTCTCGGACTGGATCGTCGCCGTGGTGCTGACCCCGGCCTGGAAGCTGCTGGCGAGGCTCAGACCCGCGCCGGAGAACCCGACGTCACCGCCGACGCCGAGGTCGCCACCGACCTGCGACTTCGCCTCGGACGTGGACTGGACGCTCAGCCGGTCGACGACCGTCTTCCCGTTGACCGTGTAGTCCACGACCGCGCTGTCAGCCGTCTCGAACGAGACGTAGGTACCGCTCTGTGCCTGTGCGGACGACTGGCTGCTGGCCGCGTTCGTCGTCGCGGCGGCAGCCACCGGCGTCCCCACGGCAGAGACGACCAGGGTGACCGCGACCACGAGTGCTTTCCAGTTCATGCTGCCTCGCCGCTATCCCGTGGGTTTGTATAAGCTTGCTGGCCAGTCATGTGAAACGGACACACGACACTATCCGGCAATCAGCGGCCCGTATAACCGGAGCTACCAGAACGTATCGCCGAACGGCAAGAGCTGCTGTCAGTGAGCCGTCACACAATCGGGTTGTAGCGCTCGCGCGACGTACATCAGTGGCCAGACCTGTACATCTGGGCGTGGAGCCGCGTCTCTCGGCCGTTCAGCGGGTTGCGTCGGCGCGACCGTCCTCGAACTCCGCCAGGACGTAGACGCCCAGGTAGCCACCGATCGCCCCCAGAGCGATGTTCCAGGCCAGTGCGAAGACGAACACCACCACGCCGAGGGCGAGCCCGAGCCCGGCCTCCGCGGGACCGCCGCCCGCGACGAACAGGCCGAAGACGCTCACCACGACCGCGAGGATGAAGACGAACGGGACGGTGGCGATGGCGCCCGAGAGCGCGCCGACACGGGCTCCTTCGCTCCGGTCACCGCGCTGGAGATAGCCGGCCACACCGCCACCGAGCAGCGGCGAGAAGCCCGTGAACGAGAGGACCACCGTGACGAGGGCACCGACGACCGCGTTGAGCAGGGTATCTCCGTCTCCCATATCCCTGGGGGCCACCGCCGGGGGTATCAAGCCACGGGTAGCTCAACCGCCGCTTTCACTCAGGCACGGACATACTCGCGAGAACGCGTACACGAGGCGTTTCAAGTCCCGGGGCGTCCTACGGACGGCCGTGCGACGAACGAGCGTGCCGTGGCTGACGCCGGCCGGAGCGGTCGTGGAGGCGACACGTGACGGGGCGGCCGACGGTGCCCGACCGGAACGCCCGTGGTATCGGGGCACCAACGGCGCGTATGGCCCACGACCGCGTCCACGCACGGCCGCCCCACGACCCCGAGAACTGGCGGCTCGGGACCGTCACGGGACTGTCCGAGCGTGACGGCCACGCGGTCTTCACGGTCCGGCCGGACGGTGACGAGGAGGGCACCGACCCGGACACCGTCGAGCCGGTCGAAC of the Haloglomus salinum genome contains:
- a CDS encoding iron-containing alcohol dehydrogenase family protein, which translates into the protein MHPFDDRGVSGGSVRPDGGTESGFRFAYEPGAVVYGAGRVSDLERELAAIGVERGLVVAGETVGTTDAVVEPVREGLGDRLADVFAGTTPAKRLAEAAAAADAYEDADADAFVALGGGSSLDVAKVASALVASGQSYEGALNDLERAGTVPVPGGALPPIVAVPTTLAGADLSVVAGITARRDDGPVVRGGVFDGRLMPEALVYDPDLFRTTPAGVLCASAMNGFDKGLETVYARNSTPVTDGTALRGLRLLARGLPALGAGDRDADTMHDAIVGTILVQYGASRGDGTTLSVIHAFGHGLARGYDVQQGAAHGVIAPHAVRDIFDAVDGRRDELAEALGVDADADGPDETADAVVDAIDGIREALGLPGRLRDTAIPREDLPDVARAVVDDGFMPNRPRGYDPTAEDIEAVLERAW
- a CDS encoding E3 ubiquitin ligase family protein produces the protein MATVHILLTVAGVVVMGAGFMLGRAGDRRRKRHSRLATTIPAGTGRTTERGLVELTGTVVPAPDAPVRTVEPDPDGAFTAPVSGTEHAVLTAWRATRGKGGTGLAGTRRVATGFRSVPFYVDDGRSRVLVDPGSLATRDFEFDSELGAPASTVRTARATIDLGGFDSEVFAPAQTAADERLTRWVQDSPHLRANEGLENRTYEETVLQAGDEVYVLGYARRDTGRAGGSSELLMGGDDDRFPTDEAVVTHPVDGTRMLVSTREKRRLLDESADGQRLYMAGSVVLLLGFALALAATMQLVP
- a CDS encoding RtcB family protein, whose translation is MPIELDGEYTTARVMVEDESLVGEGLLEQVQEFVDHPAFTEPVVVQPDGHWGMGAPVGFTMPLPDRVVPNVVGVDVGCGMTVTHLGDSLPLAHAERERHVREAVPMGRSVHDYDDAVHLVDEFPFARANERFERFDRSFRERFGESIDPTFEFDGYDGDYFEALCERVLADQRQGMGYVIRSAGTLGGGNHFVEFARARESGDYYLVVHSGSRYLGKAVAEFWQARATQLRNADRVRERIDSDDRRFLKFDPDDVSDEELFRWVTGGMGESHIRKERLREELEGKAIERTFARLGDLQPPSGDEGRNTALDPLVGREAHGYYVDMLFAQQYARWNRELMSAAVCDALGVAPEETWHSVHNYIDFHDLTIRKGATPAREGERLLVPFNMAEGAVIARGKGNDDWLSTAPHGAGRRMGRRDAHDRLSMADFEAAMDGVYSESVVEDVLDEAPAAYKPADAIERALEPTAEVVERLEPVHNLKATD
- a CDS encoding sensor histidine kinase, translated to MLSTLGGTASLPLLVYAGVFLAAALACVASLTRLSAIEDDDTRRGMAGLLVASGLWSVSHVVFLVVPVTALRLAAYYTGLVVGFAAVGAWLYFCSAYTGRALHRNTTYRRIAVAVFAVVVAVKLTNPIHGLYFTTTAATTPFPHLAVEHRLFHWLAMGLSYALAAVGGFMLLELFTLTGYDTRALTLLLGLTGLPLLFDILGRRSTMLVDMTYEPLGVAAFAVGVLFVFSTRFQAVRLAGDVDDPVVVTGESGVIRDMNAAAVDLFPGLEGAVGERLADRLPALAGNLDADERVLELERDGETCYFLISTNPFTVGNTRIGRMVIISDITREERYRRQIERQNERLGQLAGVISHDLRNPLNVASGRLEMERANRDSENLAAVAESLSRIRRLIENLLTLAQEGLDVGDTSPVSLETLVERAWSTVETGDAELRVVDDLLFMADVDRLRQALENLFRNAVEHGGDVTVTVGLCEDGDGFYVADDGPGIPPEERQRVLEFGESDSDGSGLGLAIIDTIAEAHGWSLSITDAEGGGARFEFVGVEPVEEGERADDEGERAQHGGEGAQHGDSELGMESGWEQAGGEAE